Proteins co-encoded in one Waddlia chondrophila WSU 86-1044 genomic window:
- a CDS encoding DNA-3-methyladenine glycosylase I, producing MKRCFGNGPDKEFYAEYHDKEWGIPVHDDTRLFEMLILEGAQAGLSWETILKRRKGYREAFHNFDPVKVAAMNDQELDQLKSDQRIIRNRLKISAARKNACVFLEIQKEFGSFDRYLWKFVNNKPIVNKWKSMQDVPTTTPISDAISKDLKKRGMSFVGSTIIYAYMQAVGLVNDHLADCIHWNH from the coding sequence ATGAAAAGATGCTTCGGAAACGGACCGGATAAAGAATTTTACGCTGAATATCACGACAAAGAATGGGGAATCCCTGTCCATGACGACACACGCTTGTTTGAAATGCTTATCCTGGAAGGAGCGCAAGCTGGCCTAAGCTGGGAAACAATCTTAAAACGCAGAAAGGGATACCGGGAAGCCTTTCACAATTTCGATCCTGTGAAAGTGGCAGCGATGAATGATCAGGAGCTGGATCAATTGAAAAGCGATCAACGCATCATCCGCAATCGACTGAAAATTTCCGCAGCCAGAAAAAACGCATGCGTGTTTCTAGAGATCCAAAAAGAATTCGGCTCATTCGATCGATATCTATGGAAATTTGTCAATAACAAGCCGATCGTCAATAAATGGAAATCGATGCAAGATGTCCCGACAACAACTCCCATCAGCGATGCAATTTCAAAAGATTTAAAAAAGCGCGGAATGAGCTTTGTCGGCTCAACGATCATCTACGCTTACATGCAGGCAGTCGGCCTCGTTAATGATCATCTGGCCGACTGTATTCATTGGAATCATTAG
- a CDS encoding methylated-DNA--[protein]-cysteine S-methyltransferase, translated as MIQTQLPANSKFIDSLSKMMNSPPSKTSAAKIFHSSWIDSPLGTMLAIADENALCLLEFTERKKLERKIEQLKKHTNSKIIQGKTKPIHSIEKELSLYFSGKCSDFNTPIQMMGTPFQRCVWEELCRIPTGETRSYREVAEAIGKPTGSRAVAQANGSNQLAIIIPCHRVINANGKLGGYGGGIHRKEWMLNHEKMLRKRTG; from the coding sequence ATGATTCAAACGCAACTACCTGCCAACTCGAAATTCATCGACTCGCTTTCAAAGATGATGAACTCCCCGCCTTCAAAAACATCAGCGGCCAAAATTTTTCACTCCTCATGGATAGACTCTCCCTTGGGGACGATGCTGGCTATTGCAGATGAAAACGCTCTTTGCCTTCTCGAGTTTACCGAGAGAAAAAAACTGGAACGAAAAATTGAACAACTCAAAAAACACACAAATAGTAAAATTATTCAGGGAAAAACAAAGCCGATCCATTCAATCGAAAAAGAACTTTCCCTCTATTTCTCAGGAAAATGCAGTGATTTTAACACTCCTATTCAAATGATGGGCACTCCCTTCCAGAGATGTGTATGGGAAGAACTTTGCCGCATTCCTACAGGAGAAACGCGCTCGTATCGAGAAGTTGCCGAAGCTATCGGCAAACCGACAGGATCGCGGGCTGTGGCGCAAGCGAACGGATCAAACCAATTAGCAATCATTATCCCTTGCCACCGCGTGATCAATGCGAATGGAAAGCTGGGAGGATACGGAGGAGGAATTCACCGCAAAGAATGGATGTTGAATCATGAAAAGATGCTTCGGAAACGGACCGGATAA
- a CDS encoding catalase, whose translation MKRDRPATTNDAGAFVPSDEYSLTVGPDGPILLQDHYLIEQMANFNREKIPERQPHAKGSGAFGYFEVTQDVSAYTKASVFQPGQKTDTLIRFSTVAGEQGSPDTWRDPRGFALKFYTEEGIYDIVGNNTPIFFIRDPMKFQHFIRSQKRRADSGLRDHDMQWDFWTLSPESAHQVTWLMGDRGIPKTYRHMNGYSSHAYMWANAKGKRFFIKYHFKTDQGIDFLTQEEADRLAGVDGDFHRRDLFEAIKGGDYPTWTLKVQIMPFEEAATYRINPFDLTKVWPHGDYPLHEVGRLTLNRNPVDFHTEIEQAAFEPSNLVPGVGPSPDKMLLARLFSYADAHRARLGVNYKQIPVNQPKVPVHSYSKDGAMRIQNVSDPVYAPNSKGGPKADGQHYPQVEVWNASGEFVHAAYTKRRDDDDWSQAGDLVRHVMDDAQRDRLVSNVAGHIKQGVSEPVLQRVFEYWCNIDKEIGERIKKAAGCSS comes from the coding sequence ATGAAAAGAGATCGCCCAGCCACTACAAATGATGCTGGAGCTTTTGTGCCTAGCGATGAGTATTCTCTCACTGTCGGACCTGATGGGCCTATTTTACTGCAAGACCACTACCTTATCGAGCAGATGGCTAATTTTAATCGGGAGAAAATTCCCGAGCGTCAGCCGCATGCCAAAGGATCTGGAGCTTTTGGCTATTTTGAGGTGACTCAAGATGTCAGTGCTTACACCAAAGCTTCTGTGTTTCAGCCAGGGCAGAAAACCGATACGTTGATTCGATTCTCAACTGTTGCAGGGGAGCAAGGCTCTCCGGACACTTGGCGCGATCCACGCGGTTTTGCTTTGAAGTTCTACACAGAAGAGGGAATTTACGATATTGTTGGAAACAATACTCCCATATTTTTCATTCGAGATCCTATGAAATTTCAACATTTCATTCGATCTCAAAAACGGCGTGCGGACAGCGGTTTGCGCGATCACGATATGCAATGGGATTTTTGGACGCTTTCTCCAGAGTCTGCACATCAAGTGACATGGTTGATGGGAGATCGAGGAATTCCGAAGACATACAGGCATATGAATGGTTATTCAAGCCATGCCTACATGTGGGCAAATGCAAAAGGGAAGCGTTTCTTTATAAAATACCATTTTAAAACAGATCAGGGCATCGATTTCTTAACTCAAGAAGAGGCAGACCGTTTAGCCGGTGTTGACGGCGATTTTCACCGCCGCGATTTATTTGAGGCGATCAAAGGGGGAGATTATCCTACTTGGACTTTGAAAGTGCAGATCATGCCTTTTGAAGAGGCTGCAACCTATCGGATTAATCCATTTGATTTGACTAAAGTTTGGCCTCATGGCGATTATCCTTTGCACGAAGTTGGCAGACTAACGCTTAATCGCAATCCTGTAGATTTTCACACAGAAATTGAGCAGGCAGCCTTTGAGCCAAGTAATTTGGTGCCGGGAGTTGGACCTAGCCCTGATAAAATGCTTCTTGCACGTCTTTTTTCCTATGCGGATGCCCACCGTGCCCGTTTAGGGGTCAATTATAAGCAGATACCTGTTAATCAGCCAAAAGTTCCAGTCCATAGCTATAGCAAGGATGGAGCGATGCGTATTCAAAATGTATCCGATCCTGTGTATGCTCCAAATTCCAAAGGAGGTCCTAAAGCCGACGGTCAACACTATCCTCAAGTAGAAGTGTGGAATGCAAGCGGAGAATTTGTGCATGCTGCATACACTAAACGGAGAGACGATGACGATTGGAGCCAGGCAGGTGATCTTGTGCGTCATGTGATGGATGATGCGCAGCGTGATCGACTTGTTTCAAATGTTGCCGGGCACATTAAGCAGGGAGTATCAGAGCCGGTTTTGCAAAGAGTTTTTGAATATTGGTGCAATATAGACAAAGAGATCGGAGAGCGAATCAAAAAAGCAGCAGGCTGTTCCAGCTAA
- a CDS encoding IS256 family transposase, producing the protein MKDDVIFLDKFHATSEMKSFLEQTLREGARFLLQQAVENEVNEYLESMSSRTNSEGRKQFVRNGYLPEREVQTGIGPISVKQPRIRNREESSEGYSSAILPKYLRRVPSLDAVIPALYLRGISTSNFQDALEAIMGKDAKGLSAANITRLKQSWEQEYKDWNKRSLEGKRYAYIWVDGIYFNVRLGDDRICFLVILGALPNGKKELVAIHNGYRESKISWTEVLESLKRRGLCTAPELAIGNGALGFWSAIEEVFPKTKQQRCWVHKTANVLDKMPKSIQVNAKKAIHEIYMAPTKEDGLAAFEVFLKTYRDKYPKACACLEKDKAQLFTFYNFPAIHWQHVRTTNPIESTFATIRHRTRQTKGCGSVAATLTMVFKLATTAEKKWRKLKGCEMIEKVINGVVFKDGEEVLEKEKVA; encoded by the coding sequence ATGAAAGATGATGTCATTTTTTTGGATAAATTTCACGCAACAAGTGAAATGAAGAGTTTTCTGGAACAAACTTTGAGGGAGGGAGCTCGCTTTTTGCTTCAACAGGCTGTTGAAAACGAAGTCAATGAATACCTTGAATCGATGAGTAGCAGGACGAACTCAGAAGGAAGAAAACAATTTGTCCGCAACGGCTACCTCCCTGAAAGAGAAGTACAAACAGGAATCGGACCGATATCAGTGAAGCAACCTAGAATTCGAAACAGAGAAGAGAGCTCTGAAGGGTACTCAAGCGCAATTCTTCCGAAATATCTAAGGAGGGTGCCATCTCTTGATGCGGTGATTCCAGCTCTTTACCTCAGGGGGATTTCTACAAGCAATTTCCAGGATGCACTTGAAGCGATCATGGGCAAGGATGCGAAAGGATTATCCGCAGCTAACATCACTCGTTTAAAACAATCTTGGGAGCAGGAATACAAAGACTGGAACAAGCGCTCTCTTGAAGGAAAGCGCTACGCTTACATCTGGGTAGATGGGATCTATTTCAATGTTCGTCTTGGAGATGACCGAATTTGCTTTCTCGTGATTCTTGGCGCTCTTCCTAATGGTAAAAAGGAACTTGTGGCGATCCACAATGGTTATAGAGAGAGCAAAATTTCCTGGACAGAGGTATTGGAGAGTTTGAAGCGGCGCGGGCTGTGTACAGCTCCTGAGCTTGCGATAGGAAATGGTGCGCTTGGATTTTGGTCGGCAATAGAGGAAGTTTTTCCGAAGACAAAGCAGCAGCGGTGTTGGGTGCATAAAACGGCCAATGTGCTCGATAAAATGCCCAAAAGTATTCAAGTGAATGCGAAAAAGGCCATTCATGAAATTTATATGGCCCCTACCAAAGAAGATGGACTGGCGGCGTTTGAGGTGTTTTTAAAAACATACCGAGACAAATACCCCAAAGCCTGTGCTTGTCTTGAGAAGGATAAGGCGCAACTGTTTACCTTCTACAATTTTCCGGCGATCCATTGGCAGCACGTCAGGACAACTAACCCGATTGAATCGACTTTTGCAACAATAAGACACCGGACAAGGCAAACCAAAGGCTGCGGTTCAGTGGCTGCCACTTTGACAATGGTATTCAAGCTGGCTACTACAGCCGAGAAAAAATGGAGAAAACTCAAGGGTTGTGAAATGATTGAAAAAGTAATCAACGGAGTGGTCTTTAAAGATGGAGAAGAGGTTCTGGAAAAAGAAAAAGTAGCTTAA
- a CDS encoding M15 family metallopeptidase: MRLFSFLLALNLVFSEAYSNHVSVPNQEIISKQFAARFWNPLPDSIVERITGNSWNTDCPIPLEDLAYIQVTHWNNEGEVCIGELIYHKNLALEIIEIFQELFEANFPINKMILIDNYRSNDELSMEDNNSSAFCSRSITGKPGVFSKHSYGGAIDINPLLNPYVKGNVILPKGSEIYLDRSLEAPGLIHEGDVCYRAFIKRGYTWGGHWISLKDYQHFEKDPLQ, from the coding sequence ATGAGATTATTTTCCTTTTTGTTAGCATTAAATTTAGTATTTTCCGAAGCTTACTCGAATCATGTTTCTGTTCCTAATCAAGAAATTATTTCCAAACAATTTGCTGCTAGATTTTGGAATCCTTTACCGGATTCGATTGTTGAAAGGATAACGGGAAACTCATGGAACACTGATTGCCCTATACCTCTTGAAGATTTGGCTTATATTCAAGTAACGCATTGGAATAATGAGGGTGAAGTTTGTATAGGAGAGCTTATCTATCACAAAAATTTAGCTTTAGAAATTATAGAAATATTTCAGGAGCTTTTTGAGGCTAATTTTCCAATAAATAAGATGATTTTAATCGATAATTATAGATCGAATGATGAACTATCTATGGAAGATAATAATTCATCTGCTTTTTGTTCGCGTTCAATAACAGGTAAACCTGGTGTTTTTTCAAAACACAGTTATGGTGGGGCTATTGATATTAATCCTTTATTAAATCCTTATGTTAAAGGAAATGTTATTTTGCCTAAAGGAAGTGAAATTTATCTGGATAGAAGTTTGGAAGCACCTGGATTAATTCATGAAGGAGATGTTTGTTATCGAGCTTTTATTAAAAGGGGATACACCTGGGGAGGTCATTGGATTTCTCTTAAGGATTATCAGCATTTTGAAAAAGATCCATTACAATAA
- a CDS encoding IS3 family transposase: protein MKRKRPEIRRKIDDVLAERIAQIKMEHPFWGYRRVWASLRYRDGIPCNLKRIYRIMKERNLLCAKKMRPKTADRHHRPKPKAEKPNQIWGTDMTKVFVEGDGWTYITVVLDWYTKKIVGLKSGRRSKSIDWLEALDRALNTQFPEGARGKGLKLVSDNGCQPTSEAYMRYCSKVDVEQIYTSYNNPKGNAETERFMRTMKEELLWLKEWRSSEELSKELQSWVLKYNSDYLHSTLKYRSPNEMEKHYYKCEAA from the coding sequence GTGAAGAGAAAACGTCCTGAGATAAGAAGAAAAATCGATGATGTCCTCGCCGAAAGAATTGCTCAGATAAAAATGGAGCACCCCTTTTGGGGTTACAGGCGAGTATGGGCAAGTTTGCGTTATAGAGATGGAATACCGTGCAATTTGAAACGCATTTATCGAATTATGAAAGAGCGAAATCTTCTTTGCGCCAAAAAAATGAGGCCTAAAACTGCTGATAGACATCATCGACCGAAGCCCAAGGCGGAAAAACCTAATCAGATATGGGGAACAGACATGACAAAAGTTTTTGTCGAAGGCGATGGCTGGACTTACATAACAGTTGTACTTGACTGGTACACGAAAAAAATTGTGGGGTTGAAGTCTGGAAGGCGCTCTAAGTCAATAGACTGGCTAGAAGCATTAGACCGGGCGCTTAACACGCAATTTCCAGAAGGGGCCCGTGGCAAAGGACTAAAACTTGTCTCAGATAACGGATGTCAGCCCACTTCAGAGGCTTATATGCGTTACTGCTCAAAAGTAGATGTAGAGCAAATTTACACAAGCTACAACAATCCAAAGGGAAATGCAGAGACCGAGCGATTCATGCGCACCATGAAAGAGGAGCTTTTATGGCTAAAAGAATGGAGGTCTTCAGAAGAACTCTCAAAAGAATTGCAAAGTTGGGTTCTGAAATACAATTCCGATTACCTGCACTCTACTTTGAAATACCGATCTCCAAATGAAATGGAAAAACATTATTATAAATGTGAGGCTGCTTAA